The DNA window GAGGAAACCTTCGGTAGCCTGATACACTTCGCCGACCGCCGGAAATACCTGCAACAGCAGGCGGCGATCCTGCTCTTCCAACACCTCGGCGACCGAGATCGCTTTTTTGACCGGCAGCTTCACCTGCCCGGCCAGCACCGCCAACGCCAACGCGCGCAGCACCTGCGCCGGCGCCACAATGATGCTGGGTGCCTGCCGTTCCAATGCGGGCAGATGCCCGCTGAACGGCGCCAGCAGATCGTAAAACGCCAGGCTCAGCCAACGGTTGTTCACGCTGTGATAAAGATTATTGTCCGCCCGCAGAAACAGCGCGACGCGCTCGCCGGCCAACAGCCCGTCCGGCAGCATCTTCGCCAGCATGCCGCCGGCCCACACCTGTTGTTCGCGCGGGCTGACGACAAACACGCCGCGCTGCCCGGAGGTGCCGGACGACAATCCGACGCTGTAGCGCCCGATCTTCGGCGTGAAATCGCGATCCGCCTCGCTGCGCTGCGCGCAGGCCAGCACCGCATCGCGTTGCAGCCCGGCGGTGTTCATCCGATCGAATAGCTCCATCATCAACGCCTTGTCCATCTGCGGCCATTCGGCGAACGGCCGGCGGCTGAAGCCTTGAAAATAGGGGCTCTTGCTCAGCACCCGACGGGCAAAGCCCGCGAGCTGGCGGGCCTGATGCGCCTCCAGCGCCGCACGATCGCCAAAGCGCAGGCGCCGGGCGCGAAAATAGTGCCAAAGAGTCATGAAGGGGATCACAGGTCCCCCTCGTGGCACAGCAAAATGTTGACCTGGCCGCCCGCCCACAGCTGGTTGAGCCGCTCCAGCGTGCGGGTATACGCCGCCGCGTCGTCCATCACCAGATTGGCCAGGCGCGAAGGCCCGCGCAGCGTCTGGTAACTCTGCGGCGACCAGGCGGCGTCGCTGGCCAGCAGCGTCCAACCGGCGTCGGTGAGAATAAAGGCGCCGATATGGCCGGCCGCATGCCCCGGCAACGGCACCAGCACGATCTGCCCTTCGCTGCCCGGCAGCGCATAGCCGCGCTCGAACGGTGCCAGCAGCGCGGGCAACGCCACCGAGGGAAAAGCTTCCATCAACTGCAGGTTGCTCTCGAAATCCGGCGGGATCAGGCCGGGAATAAAGGCGCGCTTCAGCGCCGCGAAACCGCGCAGATCACGGGTTTGCCGCCAGCCCTCGCCAGAACAAATAAAGTCGAGTTGACCGAAATCATGCAGCCCGGCGATGTGATCAGCGTGAAAATGCGAGACGATCAGCGTCTGAATATCCCCCTCGGCGTAACCGGCGGCGCGCAGCTGATGCGCCAACGACTCGGCGGGATCGAAATAGACCGGCGTCATTCGGCGGTAAAGGCTGAACAGCCCCGACTGCGTGTGCTGCTGAAAATAACGCGCATAGCCGGTATCCCACAGCCAGCGCCGCTCTCCCACCTCCAGCAGATAGGCGCGCGCCGGGAATTTGCACACCCGGAACCCGGCGCCGCGCAGCGCCATGCAGCCGATATGCGTGCAGTAACCCACTTCAAAAACGGTGACCTTAGCCATGCTGTATGCCTCCTTGCTGCCGCAGCCACTCGCCGGTCAGGCGAATGCCCTCCTCCATAGAGTAACGCGGCCGATAGCCCAGCTCTTCGATCGCGCGGGTCTGGCTCAGCGTCATGTCAAAATGCACCGCCGCCACGCTGTAGCGCGTCAGCAGCGGTTCCTTGCCGCTCAGCGTCGCCCACAGCTCCATGCCGCCGGCCAGCGCGTGCAGCAGCGGATAAGGCACCGCCTGCAGCCGGTAGCTCAGCCCCAGCTCCTGACGCAGCAACGCATCCAGCATCTCCGCCAACCGCTGCGGCTGGTGGTTGGTAATGTTGTAAACGGCGCCGGACGGCAACCCGCGCTGCCGGCTGGCCAGTTCCATCGCGTGCACAACGTTGGGGGCGAAGGTCAGATCCAGCAGCGCTTGCCCGCCGCCGGGCAGCCGCAGCACGCCGCGATCGCGGTCGAGCTGCTGTAACAGCCGCGGCACGATCACCCGATCGTGCGGGCCAAACAGGCCGCGCGGCCGCAGAATAATGTAGGTGGTTTGCGGATAGATTTTCGCCTGCGCCAACAGCCGCTGCTCGGCGACGTGCTTGCTGGCGGCATAGTGATTGGCGAAGCGCCGGGCACGGAAACCTTCGTCCAGATCGTAATGCGGCCGAAAATCGAAGTAGATCGCCGGCGTGGAGATATGCACGAAGCGCCGCACGCCGCAGCGCCCCGCCGCCTCCGCCAGTTTCTCCGTTGCGGCGGCGTTGATGCGGTGAAACTCCGCTTTGCCGCCCCAGGGCGAGGACTTGGCCGCGCAGTGCCACACCCACTCGCAGCCGGTCACCAACTGCCGGCACTGCTGCGGCGTGGCCTGCGCCAGATCGAGCGAGAAAAACTCGGCGCCCAGTTGACGCAACGCTTCGCCGGCCCGCTCGTCGCGGCCGGTGGCGCGCACCTGATGTCCCGCCTCCAGCAGCCACTGCGCCGCGTTGCGCCCCAGCCCGCTGGTCGCCCCGGTGACCAGCACCCTCATGGCAGCAACACCATGCCGGCCAGCGCCAGCCCGGCGGCGGTGCCGATCAGCATCACCGGCCGACCGGGATTGAAGCGCCCGGTGGTCACGGCGGCATGCAGCGCCGTCGGAATCGACGCCGCCACCTGATTGCCATGATGGCGGTAGATATCCACCAGCGCCTCGCTGGAGACGTGCAGCCGCTTGCGCATATGTTCGAGCGACAGATGACTGGCCTGATGCGGCACCACGGTGGCGATCTGCGCCAGGGTCAAACCGCTGGCGCTCAGCAGCCGGTCGAGGTAATCCTCAATTAGCGCCGACGCCTGGCGGAACAGCGGCTTGCCCTGCATATGAAACAGGAAGTCTTGCTCGCACATGCCGGCGCGCGGGTTGCGCCGCGTGCCGCCGGCGCGGATTTCGCACAGCTCGCTGCCGGCGGGATAGGTTTCCACCAGGCTGGCGAGGATGCCGCTGGCGCCGTCGCCGCGTTCCACGATGGCGCAGGCGGCGCCGTCGCCGAAGATCAGCGACGACTCTTCGTGCTGCCAGTCGATGCCGCGTGAAGCGAGATCGGCCGAGACGATGGCGATGCGTCGATACGTTCCGGCGTTCAACAGCCCCGCCGCCACCTGCAGCGCAGAGATAAAGCTGACGCAGCTGCTGTTGATGTCGAAGCCCGGCGTGCCCGGCGCCAGCCCCGCCACCTTGAGAATGTGCGCGGCGGTGCACGGCAGCGCCTGCACCGAAATCGCCGAGGCGGAGATCAGCAGGTCGATAGAGGCTGCCGGGAGGGCGCTGCGAACCAGCGCGTCTTGCAGCGCGGCGGCGGCGAGATCGGCCTGGCTGGCGTCGTCGGCGGCATGATAGCGGTAAACGATGCCCGAGCGTTTCTCAACGTAGCCGGCCGGTTTCCCCAGGCGGGCATCGAGCGTAGAAGAAGCCACGCGGTTGGGCGGCAACGCAGCCCCGGTGGCGATGATTTTCAGAGGCAGCGGCTCGGGTGAGCAAAATTGTGTGGTCATTATTGTTATTGATTAACCTGACTATCCATAAAGCGATTCTCCCGCACGACGCGAAGGCCACGCGGATCATCCCCGGTTTTTATATCCCAAAATGCCTTTCATCAAGGCGGTATCTCTTGTTATCGGCTACCACGGGCCGACGTCCGTCGGCGTAAGCATAAGCGTAACATGACTGAGATATTCAGTTTACGACATGGCGGGGAGAATGGGCAGACGGCGGGCGAATTATCGGAATAGCGCCGCCGCTGGCGATCAGCGGCGGCGAGGTCAGGCTCAACGGCGGTTGCGCACCAGCTGGTAACGGCGGGTCAGGTATTCCACCGGCGCACTCCAGATATGCACCAGGCGGCAGAATGGGAACAGTACAAACAGCGTCATGCCCAGCACCATGTGCAGCTTGAAGATCAGCGCCACCCCTTCGAGATGTGCAGAGGCACCGGCGTGGAAGGTCACCACCGCCTGGGCCCAGGCCACCAGCTTCATCATTTCG is part of the Serratia surfactantfaciens genome and encodes:
- a CDS encoding F390 synthetase-related protein — protein: MIPFMTLWHYFRARRLRFGDRAALEAHQARQLAGFARRVLSKSPYFQGFSRRPFAEWPQMDKALMMELFDRMNTAGLQRDAVLACAQRSEADRDFTPKIGRYSVGLSSGTSGQRGVFVVSPREQQVWAGGMLAKMLPDGLLAGERVALFLRADNNLYHSVNNRWLSLAFYDLLAPFSGHLPALERQAPSIIVAPAQVLRALALAVLAGQVKLPVKKAISVAEVLEEQDRRLLLQVFPAVGEVYQATEGFLAATCAHGTLHLNEEFLHIEPQWIDELRFTPLITDFTRRTQPIVRYRLDDVLVLRKEPCPCGQPTRAIARIEGRRDDQLMLPDTQRQPQAVFADACSRTIANALPLTSDYRLIQHGERRLELIADCSQAELVHCQAQLNALFARQGIATEWLEWRLTAQAVLPQFDRKRRRIVRRAEET
- a CDS encoding 3-oxoacyl-[acyl-carrier-protein] synthase III C-terminal domain-containing protein, translating into MTTQFCSPEPLPLKIIATGAALPPNRVASSTLDARLGKPAGYVEKRSGIVYRYHAADDASQADLAAAALQDALVRSALPAASIDLLISASAISVQALPCTAAHILKVAGLAPGTPGFDINSSCVSFISALQVAAGLLNAGTYRRIAIVSADLASRGIDWQHEESSLIFGDGAACAIVERGDGASGILASLVETYPAGSELCEIRAGGTRRNPRAGMCEQDFLFHMQGKPLFRQASALIEDYLDRLLSASGLTLAQIATVVPHQASHLSLEHMRKRLHVSSEALVDIYRHHGNQVAASIPTALHAAVTTGRFNPGRPVMLIGTAAGLALAGMVLLP
- a CDS encoding NAD-dependent epimerase/dehydratase family protein: MRVLVTGATSGLGRNAAQWLLEAGHQVRATGRDERAGEALRQLGAEFFSLDLAQATPQQCRQLVTGCEWVWHCAAKSSPWGGKAEFHRINAAATEKLAEAAGRCGVRRFVHISTPAIYFDFRPHYDLDEGFRARRFANHYAASKHVAEQRLLAQAKIYPQTTYIILRPRGLFGPHDRVIVPRLLQQLDRDRGVLRLPGGGQALLDLTFAPNVVHAMELASRQRGLPSGAVYNITNHQPQRLAEMLDALLRQELGLSYRLQAVPYPLLHALAGGMELWATLSGKEPLLTRYSVAAVHFDMTLSQTRAIEELGYRPRYSMEEGIRLTGEWLRQQGGIQHG
- a CDS encoding MBL fold metallo-hydrolase encodes the protein MAKVTVFEVGYCTHIGCMALRGAGFRVCKFPARAYLLEVGERRWLWDTGYARYFQQHTQSGLFSLYRRMTPVYFDPAESLAHQLRAAGYAEGDIQTLIVSHFHADHIAGLHDFGQLDFICSGEGWRQTRDLRGFAALKRAFIPGLIPPDFESNLQLMEAFPSVALPALLAPFERGYALPGSEGQIVLVPLPGHAAGHIGAFILTDAGWTLLASDAAWSPQSYQTLRGPSRLANLVMDDAAAYTRTLERLNQLWAGGQVNILLCHEGDL